From the genome of Solidesulfovibrio carbinolicus, one region includes:
- a CDS encoding NADH-quinone oxidoreductase subunit N: MSAFVVAYFPHLCLAFGGLLVLCLSMARSVPAGFYPVTAGLFAALPGLWAVAGPQGGSPIACFYAGLLSVIALATIGLLARYAKRRGFAGDALYGLLLWSALGMLLLADADDWIMLAVGLELASLCLYALIAARLDDNLGTEAALKYFLPGAMALAVLLFGMALIYAASGSLEIAASLAAPGPLTAAGLALVLIGVGFKLSLAPVHLWTPDVYQGAPAPVAAFLSSGSKAAAAAALLHVCSEVSPEAKELLWPALAVAAGLTMAVGNLGAVAQGSVKRLLAYSSIAQMGYILMAAMAVNDGGGEAALFYLAAFALMDLAAFGAVGALSAEIGDRDDIAAYRGLGYVHPWRAGVLAIGLASLAGLPPTAGFVGKFLVFGAALSAGYVGLAAFGIITAVVGVFYALRLLAALYMRESLIAHPAAVYATGPAATLALGVMAAGLVGLGLFPQTLLGTIAALFGGA, translated from the coding sequence ATGAGCGCCTTTGTCGTCGCCTATTTCCCCCACCTCTGCCTGGCCTTTGGCGGACTCCTCGTCTTGTGCCTGTCCATGGCCCGGTCCGTGCCGGCCGGCTTTTACCCCGTAACCGCCGGCCTGTTCGCCGCCCTGCCCGGGCTGTGGGCCGTGGCCGGCCCCCAAGGCGGCAGCCCCATCGCCTGTTTCTACGCCGGCCTGCTTTCGGTCATCGCCCTGGCCACCATCGGCCTGCTCGCCCGCTACGCTAAGCGCCGGGGCTTTGCCGGCGACGCCCTCTACGGCCTGCTCCTGTGGTCGGCCCTGGGCATGCTACTTTTGGCCGACGCCGACGACTGGATCATGCTGGCCGTGGGGCTGGAGCTGGCCTCGTTGTGCCTCTACGCCCTCATCGCCGCCCGCCTTGACGACAACCTGGGTACGGAAGCGGCGCTCAAGTATTTCCTGCCCGGGGCCATGGCCCTGGCCGTGCTGCTTTTCGGCATGGCGCTTATCTACGCCGCCTCCGGCTCCCTGGAGATCGCCGCCTCCCTGGCCGCGCCCGGCCCCCTGACCGCCGCCGGCTTGGCCCTTGTTCTCATCGGCGTGGGATTTAAGCTGTCCCTGGCCCCGGTGCATCTCTGGACGCCCGACGTCTACCAGGGCGCGCCGGCCCCGGTGGCCGCCTTCCTGTCGTCGGGGTCCAAAGCCGCCGCCGCCGCCGCCCTGCTCCATGTCTGTTCGGAAGTCTCGCCCGAGGCCAAGGAACTGCTCTGGCCGGCCCTGGCCGTAGCCGCCGGCCTGACCATGGCCGTGGGCAACCTCGGGGCCGTGGCCCAGGGAAGCGTCAAGCGCCTGCTCGCCTATTCCTCCATCGCCCAGATGGGCTACATCCTCATGGCCGCCATGGCCGTCAACGACGGCGGCGGCGAGGCGGCGCTGTTCTACTTGGCCGCCTTCGCGCTCATGGATCTGGCCGCCTTCGGCGCGGTGGGGGCGCTGTCGGCCGAGATCGGCGACCGCGACGACATCGCCGCCTACCGGGGCCTGGGCTACGTCCATCCCTGGCGGGCCGGCGTCCTGGCCATCGGCCTGGCCTCCCTGGCCGGCCTGCCGCCCACGGCCGGCTTTGTCGGCAAGTTCCTGGTCTTTGGCGCGGCCCTGTCGGCCGGCTATGTCGGCTTGGCGGCGTTTGGCATCATCACGGCCGTGGTCGGCGTGTTCTATGCGCTTCGCCTGCTGGCCGCGCTCTACATGCGGGAATCGCTCATCGCCCACCCGGCCGCCGTCTACGCGACCGGCCCGGCCGCAACCCTGGCCCTTGGCGTCATGGCTGCGGGCTTGGTCGGCCTGGGGCTGTTCCCCCAGACGCTGCTCGGAACCATCGCCGCCCTTTTCGGCGGCGCGTAG
- a CDS encoding EAL domain-containing protein — protein MTALIQPGRLLDATSAHPLFLAIKRSLTFVLPLVMLGSIALLLRNFPSPNAQLRIDALLGPIGLQLCDILINSSFGVASLAQLCALSGVSAMYVNQNNQDLHISPIMSILVVLSCFFIILAPSDTAFPRQYFSMDGGLLLAMAVALVASGLFLKLSQCRSIMLPLDLVGYDPVVRDGFAVMPAAMLTVLIFVAIKGCLLFLGFGDLQVSLARLIVWPFTGTGNDLLVALLYSGMSQILWFFGLHGPNLLHSVEASVLIQNGMANAAAFANGTVPEYIVTKTFIDTFTRIGGSGGTLSLILAIVFSSRDRGIRKLCLFAVIPSLFNVNEPLLFGVPLVLNPVYAVPFLLVPILQTITAYFATMAEIVPKTVALVTWTSPPLLSGYLATKSMAGVMLQCVNIGLGFFVYLYFVRISDAIRKKSSIRIMQSLYQTAASVQSHHLRKCLDNPGEVGRLSKALAGDLEKCLTSRSQLYMVYQPQLDCLGERVAGVEALLRWRHPIYGEISPLVTVALAEEAGLIDKLGCFVLAEACEQRAAWSRFVAPELRLSVNVSPKQFLNPRFGEEVLATIRSHELNPRQIELEITETSMLEPDVQILESLTQLQTQGIRVAIDDFGMGHASLRYLRAFPVNTVKLDRSLTDACENRVNEQIARSMLDLCRSLNIAAVVEGVENEEQVDRFLSFGFHVFQGYHFSRPLPGEACLAYIRERSTPA, from the coding sequence ATGACCGCATTGATCCAACCCGGCAGACTGCTCGACGCGACGAGCGCGCATCCCCTGTTCCTGGCCATCAAGCGAAGCCTGACGTTTGTCCTACCCTTGGTCATGTTGGGTTCCATCGCGCTGTTGCTTCGAAATTTTCCCTCCCCAAACGCGCAGCTGCGCATAGACGCGCTTCTCGGACCCATCGGACTCCAGCTCTGCGACATTCTCATCAACAGTTCGTTCGGCGTTGCTTCATTGGCGCAACTCTGCGCGCTCAGCGGCGTCAGCGCCATGTATGTCAACCAGAACAACCAAGATCTCCACATCAGTCCGATCATGTCAATCTTGGTTGTTCTTTCCTGTTTTTTCATCATCTTGGCGCCAAGCGACACCGCATTTCCCCGCCAGTATTTCTCCATGGACGGAGGACTGCTTCTGGCCATGGCCGTCGCCCTCGTGGCCAGCGGCCTCTTCCTCAAGCTTTCCCAGTGCAGAAGCATCATGTTGCCTTTGGATTTGGTCGGCTATGATCCCGTTGTTCGCGACGGATTCGCCGTCATGCCGGCGGCGATGCTGACCGTGCTTATTTTTGTCGCGATAAAAGGCTGCTTGCTCTTCCTAGGCTTCGGAGATCTTCAAGTCAGCTTGGCGAGACTGATTGTCTGGCCCTTTACCGGCACAGGCAACGATCTTCTCGTAGCCCTGCTGTACAGTGGCATGTCCCAGATCTTATGGTTTTTCGGACTGCATGGCCCGAACCTGCTGCATAGCGTCGAAGCGTCTGTCCTTATTCAAAACGGGATGGCCAATGCCGCGGCTTTCGCCAACGGCACCGTGCCGGAATACATCGTTACGAAGACGTTCATTGACACGTTTACCAGAATCGGGGGCTCGGGCGGCACCTTGAGCCTGATTCTGGCCATCGTGTTTTCCAGCCGCGACCGGGGCATTCGTAAGCTTTGCCTGTTCGCCGTCATTCCATCCTTGTTCAACGTCAACGAACCGCTGCTTTTCGGCGTCCCTCTCGTTCTCAACCCGGTCTATGCCGTTCCCTTTCTGCTCGTGCCTATTCTGCAGACCATCACCGCCTATTTCGCCACTATGGCAGAGATTGTCCCCAAAACCGTCGCCCTTGTCACGTGGACGTCCCCGCCGCTCCTCAGCGGGTATCTGGCGACGAAATCCATGGCCGGCGTCATGCTGCAATGCGTCAATATCGGCTTGGGATTTTTTGTCTATTTATACTTCGTGAGAATCTCCGATGCCATCAGAAAGAAGAGCAGCATTCGCATCATGCAGAGCCTCTACCAAACAGCCGCGTCCGTGCAGTCGCATCATCTGCGGAAATGCCTGGACAATCCCGGAGAAGTCGGCAGACTATCCAAGGCGCTGGCCGGCGATCTGGAGAAATGCCTGACGTCCAGAAGCCAGTTGTATATGGTGTACCAGCCGCAGTTGGATTGCCTAGGTGAACGTGTTGCCGGCGTGGAGGCCCTGCTGCGTTGGCGGCATCCGATTTATGGCGAAATTTCGCCCTTGGTCACGGTCGCCCTGGCCGAGGAAGCCGGGCTTATCGACAAGCTCGGCTGTTTCGTCTTGGCCGAGGCATGCGAACAGCGGGCGGCTTGGAGCCGTTTTGTCGCCCCGGAACTGCGGTTGTCGGTGAACGTCTCGCCAAAGCAATTTCTCAATCCCCGATTCGGCGAAGAGGTCCTCGCCACCATACGAAGCCACGAACTCAATCCCCGGCAAATCGAATTGGAAATCACGGAAACGTCCATGCTGGAACCGGACGTGCAGATCCTCGAGTCGTTGACCCAGTTGCAGACCCAGGGCATCCGCGTGGCCATCGACGACTTCGGCATGGGCCATGCTTCGTTGCGCTATCTGCGCGCGTTTCCCGTCAATACGGTCAAGCTCGACCGCTCGCTGACCGACGCCTGCGAAAACCGGGTCAACGAACAGATCGCCCGGAGCATGTTGGACTTGTGCCGCAGCCTGAACATTGCTGCTGTAGTGGAAGGTGTCGAGAACGAGGAGCAGGTCGACAGGTTCCTGTCGTTCGGCTTTCACGTCTTTCAAGGCTACCATTTCAGCCGCCCCCTGCCCGGCGAGGCCTGCCTGGCCTACATCCGGGAACGATCCACGCCGGCCTGA
- a CDS encoding Rossmann fold nucleotide-binding protein: MTISPLITGDGQLVDIGDVRYNDELAAPQAYGVMRFSHTSDALRGLVRDLRDRAAREGRALTDFMDISGRSGHSRIGLDIHLTGEAPQVSDAARTVELPVAVTALNAVLAESLADLRGLCADGGVDFGRLFIPRGPAVSREAIAEAMERGWLLLPRKHSVAEDGVVEIVLENLRYVLSSRLLGVGRNFAEMVVKGKHGLGIFQSVSPGGLPPLLPAKEFMVGAVHIALGPFTAFLERPTNRAGVFHLASRLLDGIRTSGIATPRQVELYNGGEEAAETDGLAVRLRLYPPDVRVAKLAERVLTPGRSREVLASGVDFADLTDVFTPSVARTLFDEVTVDPGQGGIYGRILMPGKMIAIPWEQEEGVWLREFQWRLVYEYARGNVPEGVLTGEEIPKRMRPFLDDLKYVGGEQNLSKVFVSDALPPADTLRVLKRNGIGVAASRGMGCEPGKACRLPHFRMDQTLYEELVRLEGEGMRFYLLLEVNGQAQVREFFRGLWVTHEGRERLPRIHTTMAMFGSACDVLGPVLTEPIAAFLKNMRDHPRLGEGFAVAHGSGPGVMRIVDDAAAALGIFRMGVGIDAEEIGQTPNFAPEAVAQFTNLAMNTRQDILDRRSLFKIFNLGGFGTSYEVNMALTFLKIGQCLPAPYIFIDPLGLGRGGEPFWRETLRQFETLTSDLAGGGQTLGPLGPRWVANCCHEVRAYEEGYAIMAAFVDDPAAYWREHGIAFDRVRFARDNLKKAGVPIPPYIEEALEGE; the protein is encoded by the coding sequence ATGACCATATCCCCGCTCATTACCGGCGACGGCCAGCTCGTGGACATCGGCGACGTGCGCTACAACGACGAGCTTGCCGCGCCCCAGGCTTACGGCGTCATGCGGTTTTCCCACACCAGCGACGCCCTGCGCGGGTTGGTGCGCGATCTGCGCGACCGGGCCGCCCGCGAGGGTCGGGCGCTCACCGACTTCATGGACATCAGCGGCCGCAGCGGCCATTCCCGCATTGGCCTGGACATCCATCTGACCGGCGAAGCGCCGCAAGTGTCCGACGCGGCGCGCACGGTGGAGCTGCCCGTGGCCGTCACGGCCCTTAATGCCGTGCTGGCCGAATCCCTGGCCGATCTGCGCGGGCTTTGCGCCGACGGCGGCGTGGACTTCGGCCGGCTTTTTATTCCGCGCGGTCCGGCTGTTTCGCGCGAGGCCATTGCCGAGGCCATGGAGCGCGGCTGGCTGCTGTTGCCGCGAAAGCACAGCGTGGCCGAGGACGGCGTGGTGGAGATCGTGCTGGAAAACCTGCGCTACGTGCTGTCCTCACGGCTTCTGGGGGTGGGGCGCAATTTCGCCGAGATGGTGGTCAAGGGCAAGCACGGCCTGGGGATTTTCCAGAGCGTCTCCCCTGGCGGGCTGCCGCCCCTGCTGCCCGCCAAGGAATTCATGGTCGGCGCGGTGCATATCGCCCTGGGGCCTTTCACCGCCTTTCTGGAGCGCCCTACCAACCGGGCCGGGGTGTTCCATCTGGCCTCGCGGCTTTTGGACGGTATCCGCACCTCGGGCATCGCCACGCCGCGCCAGGTGGAGCTCTACAACGGCGGTGAGGAAGCGGCCGAGACCGACGGCTTGGCCGTGCGCTTGCGGCTCTATCCGCCCGACGTGCGGGTGGCCAAGCTGGCCGAGCGGGTGCTCACTCCGGGCCGCAGCCGCGAGGTGCTGGCTTCCGGCGTCGATTTCGCGGACTTGACCGACGTCTTCACGCCTTCTGTAGCCCGCACGCTTTTCGACGAAGTCACCGTTGATCCGGGCCAGGGCGGCATCTACGGCCGCATCCTCATGCCCGGCAAGATGATCGCCATTCCCTGGGAGCAGGAGGAGGGCGTGTGGCTGCGGGAATTCCAGTGGCGGCTGGTCTACGAATACGCCCGGGGCAACGTGCCCGAGGGGGTGCTGACCGGCGAGGAGATTCCCAAGCGGATGCGGCCGTTTCTCGACGACCTCAAGTACGTCGGCGGCGAGCAGAACCTGTCCAAGGTGTTCGTGTCCGACGCCTTGCCGCCGGCCGACACCTTGCGGGTGCTCAAGCGCAACGGCATCGGCGTGGCCGCCTCGCGGGGCATGGGCTGCGAGCCGGGCAAGGCCTGCCGGCTGCCGCATTTCCGCATGGACCAGACGCTCTACGAAGAGCTGGTGCGCCTGGAAGGCGAGGGCATGCGTTTTTACCTGCTCCTGGAGGTGAACGGCCAGGCCCAGGTGCGGGAGTTTTTCCGGGGGCTGTGGGTGACCCATGAGGGCCGGGAGCGGTTGCCGCGCATCCACACCACCATGGCCATGTTCGGGTCGGCCTGCGACGTGCTGGGGCCGGTCCTGACCGAACCCATCGCCGCGTTTCTCAAAAACATGCGCGACCATCCGCGCCTGGGCGAGGGGTTTGCCGTGGCCCACGGCTCGGGGCCGGGGGTCATGCGCATCGTGGACGACGCGGCGGCGGCGCTGGGCATCTTCCGCATGGGCGTGGGCATCGACGCCGAGGAGATCGGCCAGACGCCCAATTTCGCCCCCGAGGCCGTGGCCCAGTTCACCAACCTGGCCATGAACACCCGGCAGGATATCCTGGACCGGCGCTCACTCTTTAAGATCTTCAACCTCGGCGGCTTCGGCACGAGCTACGAAGTGAACATGGCGCTGACCTTTTTAAAGATCGGCCAGTGCCTGCCCGCGCCCTACATCTTCATCGACCCACTGGGCCTGGGGCGCGGCGGGGAGCCTTTCTGGCGCGAGACCTTGCGCCAGTTCGAGACGCTGACCAGCGATCTGGCCGGCGGCGGCCAGACCCTTGGCCCGCTTGGGCCGCGCTGGGTGGCCAACTGCTGCCACGAGGTGCGGGCCTATGAGGAAGGCTACGCCATCATGGCCGCCTTTGTGGACGACCCGGCCGCCTACTGGCGCGAGCACGGCATCGCCTTCGACCGGGTGCGCTTTGCCCGCGACAACCTCAAAAAGGCCGGCGTGCCCATCCCGCCTTACATCGAGGAAGCGCTGGAAGGGGAATAG
- a CDS encoding HDOD domain-containing protein produces MPTIPFAQIRAGMVLAAEIESPDGRYRLPAGTVLAESHLKWLRGWRIRDIEATDESAAKTTAETSAEPAGSPEEAARRRLAHLPADAPLAAALAELALARAEALAASRPTRPPACGREGIDKIPSPEAILASDPVLVSLPEVFMRIREVLSDPGSTVEEAAAVISKDPSLTAKLLKLVNSAFYARTLRVSGGLPPGPVDTLSRAVMLLGLNQLSTLAMGVSVMPLFKDIPAGCIDMRQFWRHSIGVGLVAKLLAVRLNDPSPERFFVAGLLHDIGRLVLFKQTPEAAGAAMAAAAASGKHLVVVEREILGFDHAELGGMLLRKWRFPESLEQAVWRHHAPATAEAPLEAAIVCVADAVAGATLPGCSGERLVPRYDHAAWEAVRLTPADLPELVETAEAHFEVICAMFA; encoded by the coding sequence ATGCCCACCATTCCCTTCGCACAAATCCGGGCCGGCATGGTGCTGGCCGCCGAGATCGAAAGCCCTGACGGCCGCTACCGCCTGCCGGCCGGCACGGTGCTGGCCGAGAGCCACCTCAAATGGCTGCGCGGCTGGCGCATCCGCGACATCGAAGCCACGGACGAGTCCGCCGCCAAGACAACGGCTGAGACGTCCGCCGAACCGGCCGGCTCGCCCGAGGAGGCCGCCCGCCGCCGACTGGCCCACCTGCCTGCCGACGCGCCCCTGGCCGCTGCCTTGGCCGAACTGGCTCTGGCCCGGGCCGAAGCCCTGGCCGCCTCGCGCCCGACCCGGCCGCCGGCCTGCGGCCGAGAAGGGATCGACAAGATTCCCAGCCCCGAGGCCATCCTGGCCTCGGACCCGGTGCTCGTCTCCCTGCCCGAAGTCTTCATGCGCATCCGCGAGGTTTTAAGCGACCCGGGCTCCACCGTGGAAGAAGCTGCCGCCGTCATCAGCAAGGACCCAAGCCTCACGGCCAAGCTCTTAAAGCTCGTCAACAGCGCCTTTTACGCCCGTACCCTGCGCGTTTCGGGCGGTCTGCCGCCAGGGCCGGTGGACACCCTGTCCCGGGCGGTCATGCTCCTGGGCCTCAACCAGCTTTCCACCCTGGCCATGGGCGTGTCGGTCATGCCGCTTTTTAAGGACATCCCGGCCGGCTGCATCGACATGCGCCAGTTCTGGCGGCACTCCATCGGCGTAGGGCTGGTGGCCAAGCTTCTGGCCGTGCGACTAAACGACCCCAGCCCGGAACGGTTCTTCGTGGCCGGGCTGCTCCACGACATCGGCCGGCTGGTGCTGTTCAAGCAAACACCGGAGGCGGCCGGAGCGGCCATGGCCGCAGCGGCAGCCTCGGGCAAGCACCTTGTGGTCGTTGAACGCGAAATCCTCGGCTTCGACCACGCCGAACTCGGCGGCATGCTCCTGCGCAAATGGCGTTTCCCGGAGAGCCTGGAACAGGCCGTGTGGCGGCACCACGCCCCGGCCACGGCCGAAGCGCCCCTGGAAGCGGCCATCGTGTGCGTGGCCGACGCCGTGGCCGGGGCGACCCTGCCCGGCTGCAGCGGCGAACGGCTGGTCCCGCGCTACGACCACGCCGCCTGGGAGGCCGTGCGCCTGACCCCGGCCGACCTGCCGGAGCTGGTGGAAACAGCCGAGGCCCACTTCGAGGTAATTTGCGCCATGTTTGCGTAG
- a CDS encoding Flp family type IVb pilin, whose amino-acid sequence MPHIPFPRRREDGATSVEYAIMASLIAAVAAAAVTQFGLAVLNLFQIVAGLFS is encoded by the coding sequence ATGCCGCATATTCCGTTTCCCCGCCGTCGCGAGGACGGCGCGACGTCCGTCGAGTACGCCATCATGGCCAGCCTGATCGCCGCTGTGGCGGCTGCCGCCGTCACCCAGTTCGGACTGGCGGTCCTCAACCTCTTTCAGATCGTGGCCGGCCTGTTTTCCTGA
- a CDS encoding LysM peptidoglycan-binding domain-containing protein codes for MPKTLMRLLPAAICLLPNLLFAAAQSASPPAATNSQSEDTYIVQAGDTLVGIARRLGLTSQPLAKAKAPEQTDNVVAGNMLRLPVTPLETNQTAPAPATAATERPAPAATPPAAAQSAAPLQPKPPAPAQPMSQAPLPKLVQPPVKADAATGTKTGTNVAKPGIVPPHAAAEPAQAPVKSADATGDAARLAVGAYVNPTLGVLRVTQTPTGIAVSRDNRTIAMRHLLYGVFDGADATGDIQGLRLQYDDDGQVRALLYSSSSGRDIPFTRMMK; via the coding sequence ATGCCAAAGACGCTCATGCGCCTGCTGCCGGCAGCCATCTGCCTGCTGCCCAATCTGCTTTTTGCCGCCGCCCAATCCGCATCGCCGCCCGCCGCGACAAACAGCCAGAGCGAGGACACCTATATCGTTCAGGCGGGCGACACGCTTGTCGGCATTGCTCGCCGGCTCGGCCTGACCTCCCAGCCACTGGCCAAGGCCAAGGCCCCGGAACAAACGGACAACGTCGTCGCCGGCAACATGCTGCGTCTGCCCGTAACGCCGCTTGAAACAAACCAGACAGCCCCGGCTCCGGCCACGGCCGCAACCGAGCGGCCCGCCCCGGCGGCGACGCCGCCTGCGGCGGCCCAATCCGCCGCGCCGCTCCAGCCCAAGCCCCCTGCGCCCGCCCAGCCTATGTCCCAAGCGCCATTGCCGAAGCTGGTCCAACCTCCTGTCAAGGCCGATGCGGCGACTGGAACCAAGACTGGAACCAATGTCGCAAAGCCCGGCATCGTGCCGCCGCACGCCGCGGCCGAGCCGGCCCAGGCCCCGGTCAAGTCCGCCGACGCAACCGGGGACGCCGCGCGGCTGGCCGTTGGAGCTTACGTCAATCCCACCCTCGGTGTCCTGCGCGTGACGCAGACCCCCACCGGCATCGCCGTCAGCCGGGACAACCGGACCATTGCCATGCGCCATCTGCTCTACGGCGTGTTCGATGGGGCCGACGCGACCGGCGACATCCAGGGATTGCGCCTGCAATACGACGACGACGGCCAAGTGCGCGCCCTGCTGTACAGTTCCTCTTCGGGCAGGGACATCCCTTTTACCCGGATGATGAAATAG
- a CDS encoding formyltransferase family protein, producing MTVTLVLLTANNDAPALLQILAAHGRDLELRHVVDLPGLRALLPTLGPKARLLSYLSSVIVPADCLTAFGLGAYNIHPGSPAYPGVAPEAWAAYEHAAAFGVTLHVMEPVVDSGTIIDAEVLPVPGPKARPTMAQAARQALPMLLLRQAGPLSREEPLVPVKKLAWGDTRRTVSDYERMCRFSADISREEMERRLLSFGPPGPVQFTVEFHGRTFTLETPGGIMGHLDPPQPDRVLGWVCDTATKAGPLEVKLTVDGQEFLLRAGEHRPDVAAAGFGDGYSGFTWEAPTHFRDGRPHRVEAVCKGQPLPGSPRLATFARMETSQG from the coding sequence ATGACCGTGACCCTGGTGCTGCTGACAGCCAACAACGACGCCCCGGCTTTGTTGCAAATACTCGCCGCCCACGGCCGTGACCTGGAACTGCGCCATGTCGTGGACCTCCCCGGCCTTCGCGCCCTGCTCCCGACCCTTGGCCCCAAGGCCCGTCTGCTTTCCTATCTCTCAAGCGTCATCGTGCCGGCCGACTGCCTGACGGCCTTTGGGCTTGGCGCATACAATATCCACCCCGGCTCGCCGGCCTATCCCGGCGTCGCCCCCGAGGCCTGGGCCGCCTACGAACACGCCGCCGCCTTTGGCGTGACCCTGCACGTCATGGAACCGGTGGTGGACTCCGGGACAATCATCGACGCCGAAGTGCTGCCCGTACCCGGCCCCAAAGCCCGTCCGACCATGGCCCAGGCGGCCCGACAAGCCCTGCCCATGCTTCTTTTGCGTCAAGCCGGCCCCCTCTCTCGCGAGGAGCCGCTGGTCCCGGTCAAGAAACTGGCCTGGGGCGACACGCGGCGCACCGTGAGCGATTACGAACGCATGTGCCGTTTTAGCGCGGACATCAGCCGGGAGGAGATGGAGCGGCGGCTATTGAGCTTCGGCCCTCCCGGGCCGGTGCAATTCACCGTGGAATTCCACGGCCGCACCTTCACGTTGGAGACGCCGGGCGGCATCATGGGCCATCTTGATCCGCCCCAGCCTGATCGCGTCCTCGGCTGGGTCTGCGACACCGCCACCAAAGCGGGTCCTTTGGAGGTCAAGCTGACCGTGGACGGCCAGGAATTTCTGCTGCGGGCCGGCGAACACCGGCCCGACGTGGCCGCCGCCGGTTTCGGCGACGGCTATTCCGGATTTACCTGGGAAGCGCCGACGCATTTCCGTGACGGCCGTCCCCACCGCGTCGAGGCCGTCTGCAAAGGGCAACCCCTGCCGGGCAGCCCGAGGCTGGCCACCTTTGCCCGGATGGAGACGTCCCAGGGCTGA
- a CDS encoding DUF362 domain-containing protein, translating to MNASDAEKPARGLTRRQAVKLAAAVGLAAAGGLTATSLWREQPEAEVFIAKAAGYDADLAGVVRRGLAELGVTPAEIAGKQVLVKPNLVEPHAGAGHINVHPRMVRAVAEAFLALGAGAVVVGEGAGHRRDAYLVLEESGLAEVLAEDRLAFYDLNNGPVARRPNAGGWSKLGDLWLPGRLLAADIVVSLAKMKTHHWAGVTLAMKNLFGVMPGVVYGWPKNVLHFAGIEPSILDINATVRPQFAIIDGIVGMDGDGPIMGDPVASGVVVLGRSAVAVDATACRVMGIDPAKVGYLQTADGRLGTIRAARIEQRGESPAAVRRDFALLDYVPAQRDLRLAP from the coding sequence ATGAATGCGTCCGACGCCGAAAAGCCCGCCCGCGGCCTGACGCGCCGCCAGGCCGTCAAGCTGGCCGCCGCCGTCGGTCTGGCCGCCGCCGGGGGGCTGACCGCGACGAGCCTTTGGCGCGAGCAGCCCGAGGCCGAAGTCTTCATCGCCAAGGCGGCCGGTTACGACGCCGACCTGGCCGGCGTGGTGCGCCGGGGACTGGCTGAACTCGGGGTGACGCCGGCCGAGATCGCCGGCAAGCAGGTGCTCGTCAAACCCAATCTGGTCGAGCCCCATGCCGGGGCCGGCCACATCAACGTCCATCCGCGCATGGTCCGGGCCGTGGCCGAGGCCTTTTTGGCCCTGGGCGCGGGGGCGGTGGTGGTGGGCGAGGGGGCCGGCCATCGCCGCGACGCCTATCTGGTGCTGGAGGAATCGGGCTTGGCCGAGGTGTTGGCCGAGGACCGGCTGGCCTTTTACGATCTCAACAACGGCCCGGTGGCCCGTCGGCCAAACGCCGGAGGGTGGAGCAAGCTTGGCGATCTGTGGCTGCCGGGCCGGCTCCTGGCCGCCGACATCGTCGTGTCCCTGGCCAAGATGAAGACCCACCACTGGGCCGGCGTGACGCTGGCCATGAAAAACCTCTTTGGCGTCATGCCCGGCGTCGTCTACGGCTGGCCCAAAAACGTCCTGCATTTCGCCGGCATCGAACCGTCGATCCTGGACATCAACGCCACCGTGCGGCCGCAGTTCGCCATCATCGACGGCATCGTCGGCATGGACGGCGACGGTCCCATCATGGGCGACCCGGTGGCCTCGGGCGTGGTCGTCCTGGGCCGCAGCGCCGTGGCCGTGGACGCCACGGCCTGCCGGGTCATGGGCATCGATCCCGCCAAGGTGGGCTACCTGCAAACCGCCGACGGCCGCCTGGGAACCATCCGGGCGGCACGCATCGAACAGCGCGGCGAGTCGCCCGCCGCCGTGCGCCGGGATTTCGCGCTCCTCGACTACGTCCCGGCCCAGCGCGATTTGCGCCTGGCACCGTAG